The genomic DNA TTATTGTCTGTACGCCCGGGCGTATGATCGACATGCTGGCGGCGAATTCGGGCCGTGTGACGAACCTTCGGCGCGTGACGTACGTCGTGCTGGATGAAGCGGATCGTATGTTCGATATGGGCTTTGAACCGCAGGTAATGCGCATCATCGACAACGTGCGTCCCGATCGGCAAACGGTTATGTTTAGTGCAACATTCCCGCGCCAGATGGAAGCACTGGCACGCAGGATCCTGAAGAAACCGATCGAGGTGCAGGTGGGCGGACGTTCGGTCGTGTGTAAGGACGTCGAGCAGCATGTGGTCGTGCTGGATGATGAGGCGAAGTTCTTCAAACTGCTCGAACTGCTCGGTCTGTACCAGGAGCAGGGCAGCATTATCGTGTTCGTCGATAAGCAGGAAAATGCGGACAGTCTGCTGAAGGATCTGATGAAAGCGTCCTATCCGTGCATGAGCCTGCACGGTGGTATCGATCAGTTCGATCGTGACTCAACCATGGTGGACTTTAAGCAGGGGCGGGTAAAGCTGCTGATCGCTACCTCCGTCGCCGCACGCGGTTTGGACGTGAAGCAACTGATCCTGGTCGTGAACTACGACTGCCCGAACCACTATGAAGATTACGTGCATCGCTGTGGGCGAACGGGGCGTGCAGGAGCTAAAGGATTCGCCTGGACGTTCCTCACGCCGGAACAGGGACGCTATGCAGGCGACATCATTCGTGCGCTCGAACTGTCCGGCGGCACCGTGCCGGACGATTTGAGAAACCTGTGGGACACGTACAAAGCAGCACAGGAGGCGGAAGGCAAGAAGGTACACACCGGGGGTGGATTCAGTGGCAAAGGGTTCAAGTTCGATGCTCAGGAAGCGGCCGCCGTAAACGAGCGAAAGAAAATGCAAAAGGCCGCACTCGGACTGCAAGATTCGGACGACGAGGAAGACCTCGAGCAGGACATTGATCAGCAGATCGAAAACATGTTCGCTACCAAGCGCATTGTGAAGGAGGTGGAAGCACCGGCGACGAACCAgcgggagcagcagcagcagaataatccaccaccggcaccagcTCCCCCGGTGCCGAGCGTTACGCACTCGGACAAGCTCGAACTGGCCAAGCGGTTGGCGTCGAAGATAAACCTGCAGAAAACGCTCGGCACAGACTCGAAGGGTGCGACACAGCAGGCAGCGGAAGCAATACTGAAGGGTGCCAATACGCAACAGTTGATCGCGGCCAAAACGGTCGCGGAACAGTTGGCGGCTAAGTTGAACAACAAGCTCAACTATCAACCGAAAGACGAGGAGGAACCGGTGGTCGAGACGAACGAGCAGGTGTTCCGGAAGTACGAGGAAGAGCTGGAGATTAACGATTTTCCGCAGCAGGCTCGCTGGAAGGTTACATCGAAGGTACGTATCGCTATGCAAATGGCGTACTGCGCAAGACTAATGACATCGACATTCATTGCAGGAAGCATTGGCGCAAATATCCGAATACTCCGAGGCAGGTCTTACTGTGCGCGGTACGTACGTACCGCCTGGCAAAAATCCGCCCGACGGTGAGCGTAAGCTGTATCTGGCTATCGAAAGCTGCAACGAGCTAGCGGTGACGAAGGCAAAGCGAGAAATTACACGCCTCATCAAGGAAGAGTTGCTAAAGCTGCAAGCGTCGTCGCATCATGTTATTAACAAGGCCCGCTACAAGGTGGTGTAAGGGGATTCTTAACAACTGAGACACGCCAACCCGACCGGCTGCATGATCCGTGAAAGCAAACTATTGCTTATTgcataataaaattaattatacttAATGCGTAATAGCAGAGCGGTAATACGCACAGGATTAAAGAACGAAGGTGATTTATCACAAATGATTTCGAGCGAAGCAGCGAACACTGCCTTCCCCAAGGAGCACTGGCTACCCACAGATGAgcatggcaggccaagaccagCGACGGAGGTAGAGTGATCAAAGTAAAAGATAACCCCCGAATAGGGATGGGATCGAATCTGAATTGGACCTCGCCTTCGGCAGCGATACGGTTGAGAAGTGCGATTAGCTAAAACTTAGCAACCTATGAACCATTCCACACGAGAAAAACGAACGATAAACGAACAGTTAAATTAAGAAGTTTTGAAAATAGCCTTTCAATCACCAAGAACTATGAATAATCTAGCTGGAAGCTGCTGAAGAATTGGCTGATGAAAGGACAACAACGACCACTAAAAAGAACACACCTTGCAGGTATGATCTAAGTTTGATAATTATTATATTAACTAGCCTTCATTAGTATGTTTCGAAAGTTAACACAAAAGAATAATGTAATAAAATCAACTTTAAAGAATTTTTTGAATAGTCGATGAGCACATAATTaactaaattaatttgatctGATTTCTAGCAGATGGATTCCTCGATTTCCCAGTGCCTGTGGTATTGAGCAAGTGCTGCTCAATGAAATCATGCACCATGCAACGACCGATACTGCAGAATTTGATGAAGATAATGAGGTAAGTTTTTAAACTTTAGTTTCATGCAAGTGGGTGAATTTTTCAATAACTTCAACAGCAAGTTTACCATGTTATTAATGACAGTCATGCAATTGCTGTCCGTCATCCTTTGGCCCGCAAACAGCAATGTAACCGAAAACTCAAAAGTTGtacatttttcctttcattttatTACATAACTATAACTGTGAGCAAATCAATTTATCGTAAACGCATGAATGATACGATTTTAGTAAGAGGAATTGGCCTTGAATTCGTCGGTGTGGTAGATCAGAACATCCTTGAAGTACATGTTCTTGGTGTAGAAGTAGCTGAAGTCGATGTCACGGTCGAACGGATAGCCGAACGGCAAATCGTCGATGTACTTCGAGCCAGAGCCAACACCGCACGAGTACGTGTAGTCGTAGGTCGAGAACTGCTGCACCTTGGGGGCGTAGTACGGCGTCACGATGAAGTAGAACGTCATCTCGTAGCCGCTCGGGAGACccttcggcaacagcagccgGTCGGGGAAGCCACAGTGCGCCTCGGAGTTGTCCAGGACGAACTTCTCGCCACCGTTGTAGGCGGTCATGATCTTCTTGTACAGCTCGGTGTAGGTCGTGCGATCGCGGACGCTGTAGTAGAAGTCGCGCGAGTTGCGGACGATCGTGTTCTTGCCAGCGACAAAGTCGTACAGGTACTGGTCAACCTCGACGAAGTACTTCTTCAGGTACTGCAGCTGCTTGAAGTCGTAGAACTTGGGGCCCATGTACACACGGACCACGCCCTTGCCGGCGAACTCGGAGAACACGTCCAGGGTGTAGGAGAACGGCTTGTGGTTGATGCGCTTCTGGCGGGCGAACACCGAGAAGTCGAAGAACTTCTCGCCGGAAGCCTTGAGCGGAATGACGTTGCTGACGTCCGAATCGTAGTACTCGAAGTAGGTCAGGAGCTTGTCGAACACGACGCTCTTGATCTCCACGCCCTTGAAGTACAGCTCCTCGTAGGTGTACGGCTGCAGGTAGCTCTTGAACTGGTAGTAGAAGGTCAGGAAGCGGTTGTACAGCTGGTAGAAGAAGGGATCGCGCATCGAGGTCTCGAAGTGCATGAGGGCGCTCGGGAAGTACTTGAAGAACTTCTCGCCACCGCTGTACAGCTGGCGGGCGACGATCTCCAGGTATCCGAAGTAGTCCTTGTCCACGCTGTCGGGGTTGGCGAAGATCATGTTTCCGACGTACTCAACCGACTCCGGCTTACGCAGATCGATCTTGGATCCATCCTCCAGGTAGTAGTAGCCCTTGTCGATCACCTGACGAATGCGGAGCTCGTAGTCCTTCAGCAGGTTCACCTGGTAGTAGAAGTCCTTCGACACCGAGTAGTAGTCGTTGCGCACGAAGAACGGAATGCCGTTGTAGTAGCTCAGCTTCGACCAGTAGCCAGTCTTGAGCGGGAGCTCGTAGTCGAACTCCTCGATCGGTCCCAGGAAGTTGGCCTGACGCTCGAGGTAGTAACGGGCAATCAGCTGCTGGTACATGTACATGTACAGCTCGCCGCGACGGTCCTTGTACAGGTTGAACTTGTCGGTGCCAATGAAGTACGGGTAGTCCATCatgaagtagtagtagtacgcGTTCAGGCCGATATCCTCGGTGAAGTACGACAGCTTGTCCTCGCCGTAGTACTCCACGGGGTAGGTGGCGGTGTAGTTGGAGTAGACCACGTTGTACTTGCCGTTGCTGACGAAGCCGAACTTCTGGTCGTACAGCTTGCGGAACGTGACGCTGTGGATGACGTCGGTGTTGAAGAAGTAGTACGGGTAGATCTCGTAGATGGCCGGCAGGACGAAGCCCTTCAGCTGCGGGTGGTGGAACACGGCCATGGTCACAGCGTGGATGAACAGGCCCTCGTTCACATTCTCGCGAGCCCAGACCACGTTCTTGTAGAAGGTGTCGAAGTCCACAGAGTTGTAGAAGAAGGTGAACAGCAGGTAGGTCTGCTTCATGTACTCCTGGTCGTAGATGGTGAACAGCTCTCCCTTGCCCAGGAAGCCGGCCTTGTAGTAGTTGAAGAACTCAACCACCTCTTGGTAGTTCTGcgcgaaggaaaggaaaaaaaggccagTAAGAGGTGAGCTCGATGATGGCCGCCAGTCGGCCACTTACCACATATTTGCTCTCATCGGTGACGTAGGACTTGGTGTACGGGAAGTACTCCTCGAACTGCAGCGGAAGATGGATGTTCCTCAGCACCTCGAAGAAGAACTTCTGCTTGAACAGGAAGTCCTTGTCGGCTGTGGTAAGGAAAAACGGCACATGAACCGGACGGTCGCAACACGGGCGAGGACAGCTGCCACTTACCATATTTCACACCGGTCACGGGTTGCGAAGCGGGATAGTAAGCACCGCTGGCCAGGGCGACCAGGCCAAGGGCGATGGCTACAACAGTCAGTCTCATCTTCTACTCTCCTTTGTGGACACCACACTGTGAGTGAGGATGTGCCGGAGGATCGCCGGTTTTATACCCAAATGCAGCAGATACCTTATCAGACCGCCGGTCACCTTCTTTCTGCTTGTTTGCGTAACATTGATAGGAATActgggtgtgtgtgatgcGTACTGCTCTTCTCACATTCATTCTCACACGATTGTAAACGTATTAATCATCTTATGGATTCGTGTACGGTATTTACTTCACCTGGGCGCAAGAGTTCACAACAGTTCATAGTCTTGCTTATAACCTTGGGAAGTACTCAAGGACAATTTCGGCACTAAGATTGTTTAGCATTTGTCAGCCACACACTGTTGTTGAACATTCATAATGCTTTTGCTAATGCCAATGAAAGTCTGTGTAGAGGTGAAGAGTCCTGTCCTGTTAGGATACAATTCAAGCCTGTTGCATCTGATCCCGGCTTTTAACGGAAATTTCAAACTTGAGCAATGCGAAAAATCTGATCGATGAAGTGAAGTAAACCGTTGTTCTAGATTAGCACGAAGCCAGTGTCATGGAGTCGCAAGCGACAACATAGATCATAACTCCTTGGGACCGCCATTTTCGTCATAAGGAAATGATCAATCCTAAGACTATCCATCATTGTGGTAGAAATAAGTGTAATAGGCCATTATGTGGGTGACATAACCCGGCAAGCGACTTGTAGTAACAATCATTACAAATTTTCACTGCTATCAGCCATATGCAATTCCTCCTTACTGTAAACAGTACATTATGCATTCTTTTTGGCAAGGTAGCTCATACGCTGCATTACTATGACCGTGGCGAGATAGGCGAGCACGCGCGCTCGGTACGACTCGGCTAGCGATAAGCGACCTTATGCACGCGTCCGAGCGGATAGCGTGCGATCAATACGCGGATGTGCAGATTAAACGATCGTTTCAGGTTCATTAACCTGAACGTAACCGATGTGCACAATT from Anopheles stephensi strain Indian chromosome 2, UCI_ANSTEP_V1.0, whole genome shotgun sequence includes the following:
- the LOC118503424 gene encoding probable ATP-dependent RNA helicase DDX46, whose amino-acid sequence is MTRTGENGKDRRRSRSKSTSPDRKKKRSRSHDRSKGSSSRSSVSNGSTNAAGFSAAAFGGSSSSSSSGSSNAARRERHREEHRERERELWEREKERDRELEKEREKEAARKREREKEREKLREQATKYAQSVSSSGKQSKFDQMPPGMMAPPPLLPPTVVVVEKLAEEKKSIFRERPKEEVYEVPVAPIDKEEEQRRLEQEMTKRRERIERWRAERNKKEQEIKKPLPTIIPISSAGAKKWSLEDDEEDDETEDAKDKAEEAVEEEEEIDPLDAFMKEVNEEVRKVNKLANPMPKTDGKASNSGVTIITGVAKQKSETKKGELIEQNQDGLEYSSEEEQEDIKDTAANLANKQKKELAKIDHSGINYMPFRKSFYVEVPEIARMTQTEIDAYKKELEGIAVKGKGCPKPIKTWAHCGVSKKEFEVLRKLGFEKPTPIQCQAIPAIMSGRDLIGIAKTGSGKTLAFILPMFRHILDQPPLDDGDGPIAIIMTPTRELCMQIGKDIKKFSKSLNLRTACVYGGTGISEQIAELKRGAEIIVCTPGRMIDMLAANSGRVTNLRRVTYVVLDEADRMFDMGFEPQVMRIIDNVRPDRQTVMFSATFPRQMEALARRILKKPIEVQVGGRSVVCKDVEQHVVVLDDEAKFFKLLELLGLYQEQGSIIVFVDKQENADSLLKDLMKASYPCMSLHGGIDQFDRDSTMVDFKQGRVKLLIATSVAARGLDVKQLILVVNYDCPNHYEDYVHRCGRTGRAGAKGFAWTFLTPEQGRYAGDIIRALELSGGTVPDDLRNLWDTYKAAQEAEGKKVHTGGGFSGKGFKFDAQEAAAVNERKKMQKAALGLQDSDDEEDLEQDIDQQIENMFATKRIVKEVEAPATNQREQQQQNNPPPAPAPPVPSVTHSDKLELAKRLASKINLQKTLGTDSKGATQQAAEAILKGANTQQLIAAKTVAEQLAAKLNNKLNYQPKDEEEPVVETNEQVFRKYEEELEINDFPQQARWKVTSKEALAQISEYSEAGLTVRGTYVPPGKNPPDGERKLYLAIESCNELAVTKAKREITRLIKEELLKLQASSHHVINKARYKVV
- the LOC118503427 gene encoding hexamerin-1.1-like, which translates into the protein MRLTVVAIALGLVALASGAYYPASQPVTGVKYADKDFLFKQKFFFEVLRNIHLPLQFEEYFPYTKSYVTDESKYVNYQEVVEFFNYYKAGFLGKGELFTIYDQEYMKQTYLLFTFFYNSVDFDTFYKNVVWARENVNEGLFIHAVTMAVFHHPQLKGFVLPAIYEIYPYYFFNTDVIHSVTFRKLYDQKFGFVSNGKYNVVYSNYTATYPVEYYGEDKLSYFTEDIGLNAYYYYFMMDYPYFIGTDKFNLYKDRRGELYMYMYQQLIARYYLERQANFLGPIEEFDYELPLKTGYWSKLSYYNGIPFFVRNDYYSVSKDFYYQVNLLKDYELRIRQVIDKGYYYLEDGSKIDLRKPESVEYVGNMIFANPDSVDKDYFGYLEIVARQLYSGGEKFFKYFPSALMHFETSMRDPFFYQLYNRFLTFYYQFKSYLQPYTYEELYFKGVEIKSVVFDKLLTYFEYYDSDVSNVIPLKASGEKFFDFSVFARQKRINHKPFSYTLDVFSEFAGKGVVRVYMGPKFYDFKQLQYLKKYFVEVDQYLYDFVAGKNTIVRNSRDFYYSVRDRTTYTELYKKIMTAYNGGEKFVLDNSEAHCGFPDRLLLPKGLPSGYEMTFYFIVTPYYAPKVQQFSTYDYTYSCGVGSGSKYIDDLPFGYPFDRDIDFSYFYTKNMYFKDVLIYHTDEFKANSSY